From a region of the Canis lupus dingo isolate Sandy chromosome 5, ASM325472v2, whole genome shotgun sequence genome:
- the LOC112671462 gene encoding uncharacterized protein LOC112671462 → MVPGPNCVMLPASGHAGSIPPGYFIHPDTGKVLPEAGNLGYDLQGANLVPTTDFSSGSIRTSEAAILPYVPYPTCPATGCPPATRLPILQPRRTSQLGALMTDPATGIEVPVLAVTLHPQTRQWLTLGGTYCNPLTKTVAPLELGGPMEDPVTGSISPILGVGLDENTGVWQPSVPDLASQFPQPPATPRFWTWQQTTPDPSFHPVSSLCSHPTFVLSLSFPVPFPISSAVSQGEKKRPELVLQ, encoded by the exons ATGGTCCCGGGCCCCAACTGTGTGATGCTTCCAGCCAGTGGCCATGCAGGGTCCATACCCCCTGGCTACTTCATCCACCCTGACACTGGGAAGGTGCTGCCTGAGGCTGGCAATCTGGGGTACGATCTGCAGGGAGCTAACCTGGTGCCCACCACTGACTTCAGTTCTG GCAGCATCCGAACATCAGAAGCGGCCATCCTCCCCTACGTGCCCTACCCAACCTGTCCTGCCACAGGCTGCCCTCCTGCCACCCGCTTGCCCATCCTGCAGCCGAGAAGGACATCACAGCTGGGGGCTCTCATGACAGACCCCGCAACCGGCATTGAGGTGCCTGTGCTGGCTGTGACTCTACATCCTCAAACAAGGCAGTGGCTCACTCTTGGGGGCACATACTGCAATCCTCTCACCAAGACTGTGGCCCCTCTAGAGTTGGGGGGCCCCATGGAGGATCCAGTCACAGGAAGCATCTCACCGATCCTGGGAGTCGGGTTGGATGAAAACACAGGTGTCTGGCAGCCCTCCGTGCCCGACCTGGCTTCCCAattcccccagcccccagcaaccCCCAGGTTCTGGACCTGGCAGCAAACTACCCCAGACCCATCTTTCCATCCTGTATCCTCACTCTGCTCTCACCCCACCTTTGTTCTCAGTCTTAGCttccctgtccccttccccatctccagCGCAGTGtctcagggagaaaaaaagagacccgAGCTGGTTCTGCAGTAA
- the LOC125755028 gene encoding uncharacterized protein LOC125755028 isoform X2 — protein sequence MMLAMQNVLESLGQTVEKLRQAVGWLRGQEEEMWLQKSRSQSPRIWNRSSKDHLEHLTDEFQEVVRKRQSFLDQALGHLQYQRELSRLHLLHTQIVASGSPECLENYPGDRFYGMITTSLWDPAAACPLLIPFLKSLTTVLMGAQGHAPGLEAQGPGTDADKVDTMWTSLLFATLRKVDIWSQAHKKEAELQGQVHHQLAPKSSLQEDPKPQIIQKEELITVQPTDLSAREFVVYQYGLSILHLLTPELRAPEITLQIASCLPAMEASDNAFQGSFFYQYIKRNMDLLLFTNMEHFLKTLLTAEQQIPRKPRDKHEDQEKSGDLTCQDQDQKLATWRNNNIDFSPGPQSTL from the exons ATGATGCTAGCCATGCAGAATGTCCTGGAGAGTCTAGGACAGACAGTGGAAAAACTCAGGCAAGCAGTGGGCTGGCTGCGGGGCCAGGAGGAGGAGATGTGGCTACAGAAGAGCAGGAGTCAGAGCCCCCGGATCTGGAACCGTTCTAGCAAG GACCACCTAGAGCATCTCACTGATGAGTTTCAGGAGGTGGTAAGGAAGAGACAGAGCTTTCTGGATCAGGCCCTTGGTCACTTGCAGTACCAACGGGAGCTGAGCCGCCTCCACCTCTTGCACACCCAG ATTGTTGCCTCAGGCTCCCCTGAATGTTTGGAAAATTACCCTGGAGACAGATTCTATGGAATGATCACTACTTCTCTCTGGGACCCAGCTGCTGCCTGCCCGCTGTTGATCCCCTTCCTGAAGAGCCTCACTACAGTGCTGATGGGAGCTCAGGGCCATGCCCCAGGCCTGGAGGCCCAGGGGCCGGGAACAG ATGCAGATAAAGTTGACACCATGTGGACCTCACTACTCTTTGCTACCCTGAGGAAAGTAGACATCTGGTCCCAAGCCCACAAGAAGGAAGCTGAATTGCAAGGACAGGTGCATCACCAGCTAG CCCCAAAAAGCTCTTTGCAGGAAGACCCAAAACCTCAGATAATACAGAAGGAAGAGCTTATCACTGTACAACCCACAGACCTTTCTGCCAGGGAGTTTGTGGTTTACCAGTACGGCCTCTCCATCCTGCACCTCCTCACCCCCGAGCTTCGT GCTCCTGAAATCACCCTGCAGATTGCTTCTTGTCTTCCTGCCATGGAAGCCTCAGACAATGCCTTCCAAGGCTCCTTCTTCTATCAG TATATTAAGAGAAACATGGATCTTCTCCTCTTCACCaatatggaacattttctaaaaaCCCTCCTCACTGCAGAACAACAGATCCCAAGAAAACCAAGAGATAAGCATGAGGACCAAGAGAAG aGTGGTGACCTTACATGTCAAGATCAAGATCAAAAACTAGCAACCTGGAGAAATAACAACATTGACTTCAGCCCTGGACCCCAGTCCACTTTATGA
- the BTG4 gene encoding protein BTG4 isoform X2 codes for MRDEIATAVFFVTRLVKKHDKLSKQQIEDFAEKLMTILFETYRSHWHSDCPSKGQAFRCIRINNNQNKDPILERACAESNVDFSHLGLPKEMTLWVDPFEVCCRYGEKNHPFTIASFKGRWEEWELTQQISFAVNRATLDSTSGISSDEESSNKEPQIIPKVSNPKSIYQVENLKPPFQSWFHVSRKKNMADGRMGLLGNTSHASHKHPKGQRSGANHRVDRIL; via the exons ATGAGGGATGAAATTGCAACTGCAGTTTTCTTTGTCACAAGATTGGtaaaaaaacatgataaattGAGTAAACAGCAAATAGAAGACTTTGCAGAAAAGCTGATGACGATCTTGTTTGAAACCTACAGAAGTCACTGGCACTCTGACTGCCCTTCCAAAGGGCAAGCCTTCAG GTGTATCAGGATAAATAATAATCAGAATAAAGATCCCATTCTAGAAAGGGCTTGTGCTGAAAGTAACGTGGATTTTTCTCACCTGGGACTTCCAAAGGAGATGACCCTGTGGGTAGATCCCTTTGAAGTGTGCTGTAG GTATGGTGAGAAAAATCATCCATTTACAATTGCTTCTTTTAAAGGCAGGTGGGAGGAATGGGAGCTTACCCAGCAGATCAGCTTTGCTGTTAATAGAGCCACTTTAGACTCCACCTCAGGCATTTCCTCGGATGAAGAAAGTTCTAACAAAGAACCTCAGATCATTCCTAAAGTCAGTAATCCTAAGAGTATATATCAG gttGAAAACTTAAAACCGCCCTTTCAATCTTGGTTCCATGTCTCCCGCAAAAAGAATATGGCAGATGGCCGTATGGGCCTCCTAGGGAACACTTCTCATGCATCGCATAAACATCCTAAAGGTCAGAGGTCTGGTGCTAACCACCGGGTGGACAG AATTTTATAA
- the BTG4 gene encoding protein BTG4 isoform X1, producing MRDEIATAVFFVTRLVKKHDKLSKQQIEDFAEKLMTILFETYRSHWHSDCPSKGQAFRCIRINNNQNKDPILERACAESNVDFSHLGLPKEMTLWVDPFEVCCRYGEKNHPFTIASFKGRWEEWELTQQISFAVNRATLDSTSGISSDEESSNKEPQIIPKVSNPKSIYQVENLKPPFQSWFHVSRKKNMADGRMGLLGNTSHASHKHPKGQRSGANHRVDRYHWVNTNR from the exons ATGAGGGATGAAATTGCAACTGCAGTTTTCTTTGTCACAAGATTGGtaaaaaaacatgataaattGAGTAAACAGCAAATAGAAGACTTTGCAGAAAAGCTGATGACGATCTTGTTTGAAACCTACAGAAGTCACTGGCACTCTGACTGCCCTTCCAAAGGGCAAGCCTTCAG GTGTATCAGGATAAATAATAATCAGAATAAAGATCCCATTCTAGAAAGGGCTTGTGCTGAAAGTAACGTGGATTTTTCTCACCTGGGACTTCCAAAGGAGATGACCCTGTGGGTAGATCCCTTTGAAGTGTGCTGTAG GTATGGTGAGAAAAATCATCCATTTACAATTGCTTCTTTTAAAGGCAGGTGGGAGGAATGGGAGCTTACCCAGCAGATCAGCTTTGCTGTTAATAGAGCCACTTTAGACTCCACCTCAGGCATTTCCTCGGATGAAGAAAGTTCTAACAAAGAACCTCAGATCATTCCTAAAGTCAGTAATCCTAAGAGTATATATCAG gttGAAAACTTAAAACCGCCCTTTCAATCTTGGTTCCATGTCTCCCGCAAAAAGAATATGGCAGATGGCCGTATGGGCCTCCTAGGGAACACTTCTCATGCATCGCATAAACATCCTAAAGGTCAGAGGTCTGGTGCTAACCACCGGGTGGACAGGTACCACTGGGTGAACACAAACCGATAA
- the LOC125755028 gene encoding uncharacterized protein LOC125755028 isoform X1: MMLAMQNVLESLGQTVEKLRQAVGWLRGQEEEMWLQKSRSQSPRIWNRSSKDHLEHLTDEFQEVVRKRQSFLDQALGHLQYQRELSRLHLLHTQIVASGSPECLENYPGDRFYGMITTSLWDPAAACPLLIPFLKSLTTVLMGAQGHAPGLEAQGPGTDADKVDTMWTSLLFATLRKVDIWSQAHKKEAELQGQVHHQLAPKSSLQEDPKPQIIQKEELITVQPTDLSAREFVVYQYGLSILHLLTPELRAPEITLQIASCLPAMEASDNAFQGSFFYQRAENTLFVGRESLASVGSFILLLIHCLAHVATKDFHQDSNPAFLRSFYKALQSYIREAFATTLRMSAISWDGKLDQSISAALLGEQPISEGGRDLLSKLLERKCESHLEPESSEEYIKRNMDLLLFTNMEHFLKTLLTAEQQIPRKPRDKHEDQEKSGDLTCQDQDQKLATWRNNNIDFSPGPQSTL; the protein is encoded by the exons ATGATGCTAGCCATGCAGAATGTCCTGGAGAGTCTAGGACAGACAGTGGAAAAACTCAGGCAAGCAGTGGGCTGGCTGCGGGGCCAGGAGGAGGAGATGTGGCTACAGAAGAGCAGGAGTCAGAGCCCCCGGATCTGGAACCGTTCTAGCAAG GACCACCTAGAGCATCTCACTGATGAGTTTCAGGAGGTGGTAAGGAAGAGACAGAGCTTTCTGGATCAGGCCCTTGGTCACTTGCAGTACCAACGGGAGCTGAGCCGCCTCCACCTCTTGCACACCCAG ATTGTTGCCTCAGGCTCCCCTGAATGTTTGGAAAATTACCCTGGAGACAGATTCTATGGAATGATCACTACTTCTCTCTGGGACCCAGCTGCTGCCTGCCCGCTGTTGATCCCCTTCCTGAAGAGCCTCACTACAGTGCTGATGGGAGCTCAGGGCCATGCCCCAGGCCTGGAGGCCCAGGGGCCGGGAACAG ATGCAGATAAAGTTGACACCATGTGGACCTCACTACTCTTTGCTACCCTGAGGAAAGTAGACATCTGGTCCCAAGCCCACAAGAAGGAAGCTGAATTGCAAGGACAGGTGCATCACCAGCTAG CCCCAAAAAGCTCTTTGCAGGAAGACCCAAAACCTCAGATAATACAGAAGGAAGAGCTTATCACTGTACAACCCACAGACCTTTCTGCCAGGGAGTTTGTGGTTTACCAGTACGGCCTCTCCATCCTGCACCTCCTCACCCCCGAGCTTCGT GCTCCTGAAATCACCCTGCAGATTGCTTCTTGTCTTCCTGCCATGGAAGCCTCAGACAATGCCTTCCAAGGCTCCTTCTTCTATCAG AGAGCTGAAAACACACTGTTTGTTGGGAGAGAGTCTTTGGCATCTGTGGGAAGTTTCATTCTGCTGCTGATCCACTGCCTGGCCCACGTGGCCACCAAGGACTTCCACCAGGACTCAAACCCTGCCTTTCTGAGGTCATTTTACAAG GCCTTGCAGTCTTATATCAGGGAAGCATTTGCTACCACACTGCGAATGTCAGCAATTTCCTGGGATGGTAAGCTTGACCAAAGCATAAGCGCTGCTTTGCTGGGAGAGCAGCCCATCTCTGAAGGAGGAAGGGATCTTCTCTCTAAACTCCTTGAGAGGAAGTGTGAGTCTCACTTGGAACCAGAGTCATCAGAAGAG TATATTAAGAGAAACATGGATCTTCTCCTCTTCACCaatatggaacattttctaaaaaCCCTCCTCACTGCAGAACAACAGATCCCAAGAAAACCAAGAGATAAGCATGAGGACCAAGAGAAG aGTGGTGACCTTACATGTCAAGATCAAGATCAAAAACTAGCAACCTGGAGAAATAACAACATTGACTTCAGCCCTGGACCCCAGTCCACTTTATGA